In Melospiza melodia melodia isolate bMelMel2 chromosome 20, bMelMel2.pri, whole genome shotgun sequence, a single genomic region encodes these proteins:
- the LOC134427484 gene encoding macrophage migration inhibitory factor-like: MPKFIVNTNISKAKVPESFAGELTQQLSKALGKPAQYLAIQISPDQVMFFGGSTDPCAVCFLYSIGKTGEQENKGYCKLLCELMSKQLKIPSDRIYISFFDISAGNVGWNNSTFA, encoded by the exons ATGCCTAAATTCATTGTTAACACAAATATAAGCAAGGCCAAAGTTCCAGAATCTTTTGCAGGGGAGCTCACCCAACAATTATCAAAAGCATTGGGCAAACCAGCACAG TATCTAGCAATACAGATCTCTCCTGATCAGGTGATGTTCTTTGGTGGCTCCACAGACCCTTGTGCTGTGTGCTTTCTCTACAGCATTGGAAAGACAGGGGAGCAGGAGAACAAGGGCTACTGCAAATTGCTTTGTGAGCTGATGAGCAAACAGCTGAAAATACCATCTGACAG AATCTACATCAGCTTCTTTGACATCAGTGCTGGCAATGTGGGCTGGAATAACAGCACCTTTGCTTGA